One Triticum dicoccoides isolate Atlit2015 ecotype Zavitan chromosome 5B, WEW_v2.0, whole genome shotgun sequence genomic window carries:
- the LOC119312319 gene encoding uncharacterized protein LOC119312319, with protein MPPPPVLMDELVEEVLLRLPPDDPASLFRASAVCKPWRIILAGPRFRRRYREFHGTPPILGLFQQGGRFVPASALVPAHPGLPSWVAMDCRHGRALFAHLGITLELVVLDPVTGHQHRVTSSYHYPVTVGAAVLCAAQGCDHHGCQGGHFHLAFVSTDQVGTISAWLYSSETAEWSKFTSLHHSNAHHSNALLQTFSEASVLVGEALYFNMGYIVECQLGTLRISMFKKPIDGKGCLMTAEDGTLGFAAVVDVANLTLWSMETGPEGATGWAKLKVIDLKALLPDGSFLIRAPEDGIWSITKVIPAPKAGIIGIAEGTQVIFVSTYAGSYMVDLKSRQVRKVSRPGKIIFPYMSFYLPAMEAASTGQGQ; from the exons atgccgccgccgccggtgcTGATGGACGAGCTCGTGGAGGAggtcctcctccgcctcccgccggaCGATCCCGCCTCGCTCTTCCGTGCCTCCGCCGTCTGCAAGCCCTGGCGCATCATCCTCGCCGGCCCGCGCTTCCGCCGCCGCTACCGCGAGTTCCACGGAACACCTCCCATCCTGGGACTCTTCCAGCAGGGCGGCCGCTTCGTCCCCGCCTCCGCCCTCGTCCCTGCCCACCCCGGCCTCCCCAGCTGGGTTGCCATGGACTGCCGCCATGGCCGCGCCCTCTTCGCCCACCTCGGGATCACCCTTGAACTCGTTGTCTTGGACCCTGTGACGGGCCACCAGCACAGGGTGACCTCGTCCTATCACTATCCGGTCACCGTCGGTGCGGCGGTGCTCTGTGCCGCGCAAGGCTGCGACCACc acGGTTGCCAGGGAGGGCATTTCCATCTGGCCTTTGTGTCCACCGACCAGGTCGGAACCATATCGGCCTGGCTGTACTCATCTGAGACTGCCGAGTGGAGTAAGTTCACCTCTCTTCACCACTCAAATGCTCACCACTCAAATGCTTTGCTTCAAACATTTAGTGAGGCTAGTGTCCTTGTGGGCGAGGCGCTCTACTTCAACATGGGTTACATTGTGGAGTGCCAACTTGGTACACTCCGCATATCAATGTTCAAGAAGCCGATCGACGGCAAGGGGTGTCTCATGACGGCGGAAGACGGCACGCTGGGATTTGCTGCCGTGGTGGATGTCGCAAATCTAACCCTTTGGTCAATGGAGACCGGACCCGAGGGAGCCACTGGATGGGCGAAACTCAAGGTAATTGATCTTAAGGCGCTGCTCCCTGATGGATCCTTCTTGATCCGAGCACCTGAAGATGGGATTTGGAGCATCACAAAGGTTATCCCAGCACCTAAAGCTGGGATTATTGGCATTGCGGAGGGTACCCAAGTCATATTTGTGAGCACATATGCTGGTTCCTACATGGTCGATCTCAAGTCTCGACAAGTCAGGAAGGTGTCTCGTCCGGGCAAAATTATCTTTCCCTACATGAGCTTCTACCTCCCAG CAATGGAAGCAGCTTCTACGGGCCAGGGGCAGTGA